The Triticum aestivum cultivar Chinese Spring chromosome 3A, IWGSC CS RefSeq v2.1, whole genome shotgun sequence genome includes a region encoding these proteins:
- the LOC100873135 gene encoding TLC domain-containing protein 5, with amino-acid sequence MEDFVLSYVVTGLAFWSTAFLVMRALMPKRSYEFCNRAVSTMHAVAAVCMACLSVQEWSCPVCPLNAPSSPRQMKSLAVTLSYMIYDAACCHLNGDVRLDNTVHHLVSIVGIGAGLAYQRCGTEMMACMFITEISSPLLHLREMLKELGVKDTDLNLLVDILFAATFSVGRMVGGPYLTYVTLTTDYPILIKAMAAGLQLVSAYWFLRILRMVRYKLGKKRPAAAAAKVNAK; translated from the exons ATGGAGGACTTCGTGCTGAGCTACGTGGTGACCGGGCTGGCCTTCTGGTCGACGGCGTTCCTGGTGATGCGGGCGCTGATGCCGAAGCGCTCCTACGAGTTCTGCAACCGCGCCGTCTCCACCATGCACGCCGTCGCCGCCGTCTGCATGGCCTGCCTCTCCGTCCAGGAGTGGTCGTGCCCCGTCTGCCCCCTCAACGCCCCCTCCTCGCCGCGCCAG ATGAAGTCCCTGGCGGTGACGCTGTCGTACATGATCTACGACGCGGCGTGCTGCCACCTCAACGGCGACGTGCGGCTCGACAACACCGTGCACCACCTGGTGAGCATCGTCGGCATCGGCGCCGGCCTGGCCTACCAGAGGTGCGGCACGGAGATGATGGCCTGCATGTTCATCACGGAGATCTCCAGCCCGCTGCTGCACCTCAGGGAGATGCTCAAGGAGCTCGGCGTCAAGGACACGGACCTCAACCTCCTCGTCGAT ATTCTGTTTGCGGCGACCTTTTCGGTGGGACGGATGGTTGGTGGACCGTACCTCACCTACGTGACCTTGACAACAGACTACCCCATCCTTATCAAG GCGATGGCTGCGGGTTTGCAACTGGTGAGCGCCTACTGGTTCTTGAGGATACTCAGGATGGTCAGGTACAAGCTCGGGAAGaagaggccggcggcggcggcggccaaggtcAATGCCAAGTGA